A window of Flammeovirga kamogawensis genomic DNA:
AATATTCAAACTTCTTCTTTATCAACAGTTCTTCCAGAAGTTGGACAAGCAGCTAATTTTGCAGATACAATTATTTATGTTGTAACAGCAGAAGATGGATCAGAAGTAAATTGGAAAGTAAAGGCTTTTAGACAAACAGCAGAAGTTCAAATTGAGAATAGTAATTTTGACTCTTGGTATGACCAAACTTTAAGATGGTTAGGAGTAAATTATACTTACCCAACTCCTACTCCTGAGTCGGATGTTTTAACTTCAAGAATTTGGGATACAGCAAATAGAGGAGCTGTGGCATCTTTTGTAGACGGAGGTAACACAACACCTGTAGATAGAGATGGAGGTAAATATGCACGTTTAGAAAGTATTAGTGTACCTATTTATAATATTGCTGCAGGATCATTATTTACTGGATATTTTACTGATGATATGCCACCAAATGCTTCTAATCCAAGATCTAATACACATTTTGGAATTTCATTTGGTAGTAGACCTATTTCAATTTCTTTAGAATATAAGTATTCTCCAGGAACAGAATATATTGAGAATCAAAATCCATCAACAGGTGAGGATGAATGTGAAATTTATGTTCTTTTGCAAAAAAGAGTTGATGGACAAAGGTATAGAGTTGGTACTGCATGGCATAGAAGTAAAGACACAATTTCTAGTTGGACTACTCTAAATTTAGATATGCAATACGGAGAGT
This region includes:
- a CDS encoding PCMD domain-containing protein — its product is MKIFKLITLGVLAVLMTSCIDWDYFGLSPKAEILAFEVEGQSGTSTIDSLARIISVPVNESVGLDSLKTTNIQTSSLSTVLPEVGQAANFADTIIYVVTAEDGSEVNWKVKAFRQTAEVQIENSNFDSWYDQTLRWLGVNYTYPTPTPESDVLTSRIWDTANRGAVASFVDGGNTTPVDRDGGKYARLESISVPIYNIAAGSLFTGYFTDDMPPNASNPRSNTHFGISFGSRPISISLEYKYSPGTEYIENQNPSTGEDECEIYVLLQKRVDGQRYRVGTAWHRSKDTISSWTTLNLDMQYGELPAGYPSYMGLNQNPGEEEVDWADPNDVPTHILVVFSSSALGDTFTGAVGSVLEIDNLQLNY